From a single bacterium genomic region:
- a CDS encoding nucleotidyltransferase: protein MKKTLEVINELKENGLIKDYAIGGAIAALRWTEPFLTEDLDIFIIPEKEAKEKEVIILSSVYEYFKKGGYTWKGHWIIIEGVPVDIFPVDELEKKAVEDAKEIDYEGTKTKVIAPEYLIALFLRAGRNKDIRKIEMILGQTKVDKEKLNEILNKYGLTEKFTNFMEKHYGK from the coding sequence ATGAAAAAAACATTAGAAGTTATAAATGAATTGAAAGAAAATGGATTAATAAAAGATTATGCCATTGGTGGTGCGATAGCAGCTTTAAGATGGACCGAACCATTTTTGACTGAAGATTTAGATATATTTATTATTCCCGAAAAAGAGGCAAAAGAAAAAGAAGTGATTATATTATCCTCTGTATATGAATATTTTAAGAAAGGCGGTTATACCTGGAAAGGACATTGGATAATTATAGAGGGTGTTCCAGTTGACATCTTCCCGGTTGACGAACTTGAAAAAAAAGCAGTAGAAGATGCAAAAGAAATAGACTACGAAGGGACAAAGACAAAAGTAATAGCGCCAGAGTATCTTATAGCATTATTTTTAAGGGCAGGAAGGAATAAAGACATAAGAAAAATAGAAATGATATTGGGACAGACAAAAGTAGATAAAGAAAAACTCAATGAAATTTTAAACAAATATGGATTGACTGAAAAATTTACTAATTTCATGGAAAAGCATTATGGAAAATAA
- a CDS encoding GNAT family N-acetyltransferase, which translates to MITLREATIEDKDDIYHWRNDPVTRKQSFNTREIPYQEHCQWFKNALESPDKLFYIGIDDKNEKCGVVRFDLHGEFSAEINVNVSASKRGRGIGSELIGQSCALFFSKTNRRFVIARIKEKNTASIKAFQKAGFLELFGYNDTTEGKVVSLILLVSKKEK; encoded by the coding sequence ATGATAACCTTACGAGAAGCTACAATTGAAGACAAAGATGATATTTATCATTGGAGAAATGACCCGGTAACAAGAAAACAATCCTTTAATACCAGAGAAATTCCATATCAAGAACATTGCCAATGGTTCAAGAATGCATTAGAATCTCCCGATAAACTTTTCTATATTGGAATTGATGATAAAAATGAAAAATGTGGTGTCGTCCGATTTGATCTGCACGGTGAATTTTCTGCTGAAATTAATGTTAATGTTTCTGCTTCAAAGAGAGGTAGAGGTATTGGTTCAGAACTAATTGGACAATCCTGTGCCTTGTTTTTCTCAAAGACAAATAGGAGATTTGTTATAGCCAGAATTAAAGAAAAAAATACTGCATCTATTAAAGCCTTCCAGAAGGCAGGATTTTTGGAGCTGTTTGGTTATAATGATACTACTGAAGGAAAAGTAGTATCTCTAATTTTACTGGTTAGCAAAAAAGAAAAATGA
- the neuB gene encoding N-acetylneuraminate synthase codes for MVSKKVKIGDKLIGEGEPCFVIAEAGSNHNRDFKQALKLIDVAVEARADAVKFQTYSAEFLYSKKTPKMSYLKKEKLTKEDESVWELIKRIEMPRAWHKDLSDYCQEKGIMFLSTPFDLQAVDELEEVDMLAHKIASFEITHLPLLEYVAKTGKPIILSTGMANLSDIETALEVINKQGNEDVILLHCAINYPAKYENLNLRAMQTMKQAFQLPVGFSDHTLGITSDIAAVALGANVIEKHYTLDRKLPGPDHPFALEPDELRAMVQGIRDTEKALGSPIKRHTKDEEEMFHLARRGLVAACHIPRGTKITREMIEVKRPGLGIPTKMMDIVIGRTAMVDIEEDDILTWEMI; via the coding sequence ATGGTCTCGAAAAAGGTTAAGATAGGGGATAAATTAATTGGTGAAGGTGAGCCCTGCTTTGTGATTGCCGAGGCAGGTAGTAATCATAATCGTGATTTCAAGCAGGCCTTAAAACTCATTGATGTGGCAGTAGAAGCCAGAGCTGATGCAGTTAAGTTTCAAACCTACTCTGCAGAATTTCTCTATTCAAAAAAGACACCTAAGATGAGTTATCTAAAAAAAGAGAAATTGACTAAAGAAGATGAATCGGTTTGGGAGCTTATTAAGCGAATTGAAATGCCCCGAGCATGGCATAAAGACTTAAGCGACTATTGTCAGGAAAAAGGGATTATGTTCCTTTCCACTCCTTTTGACCTTCAGGCCGTAGATGAACTTGAAGAAGTAGATATGCTGGCACATAAGATTGCTTCATTTGAAATTACCCATTTACCTCTTCTGGAATATGTAGCTAAGACAGGTAAGCCCATAATCCTTTCTACGGGTATGGCTAATCTTTCAGATATTGAAACAGCCCTTGAAGTAATAAATAAACAAGGCAATGAAGATGTTATTTTACTTCATTGTGCTATAAACTACCCGGCTAAATATGAAAATTTAAACTTAAGAGCTATGCAGACAATGAAACAGGCATTTCAATTACCAGTAGGGTTTTCTGACCATACCCTGGGTATTACTTCAGATATAGCGGCGGTGGCTCTGGGAGCCAATGTCATAGAAAAACATTATACCTTAGATAGAAAATTACCCGGTCCTGACCATCCCTTTGCTTTAGAACCTGATGAGTTAAGAGCAATGGTTCAGGGGATAAGAGATACGGAGAAGGCATTGGGCTCACCAATTAAAAGACATACTAAAGATGAAGAGGAAATGTTTCATTTAGCCAGAAGAGGTCTTGTTGCCGCATGTCATATTCCCAGAGGAACAAAGATTACCAGGGAGATGATAGAAGTTAAACGGCCAGGACTGGGCATCCCAACCAAAATGATGGATATAGTTATTGGTCGAACCGCTATGGTGGACATCGAAGAAGATGATATACTGACCTGGGAGATGATATGA